In Pseudomonadota bacterium, the genomic window TCCCTGCGCGTCTGCTTCGCCCCTTCAAGCGGGCCCCTCCTGCGGTGATGCTCACGGCTTGCCGCGTGCGGGCAGCGATGCAGCGCTGAGCTGCAGCCCCCCATCCCTGACCGAGCAGACATCGGTCACGCACACGATGGCGAACCCATACACGAAGCGGGTACCATGGCCCTGAAGAGGTGACGCCCGTGCTGAACACGCAAAGCATACTCATTCCCACCGATTTCTCGGCCAACGCCCGGCGCGCCGTCGAGCTCGGCATCGAGATGGCCCGCGGCACCAACGCCCGCGTGCACCTGTTCCACGTCATCGAGACGTCGGTCTTCGGCCCCACCTACATTCCCCAGGGGGGCGTGATCTTGCCGGAGAGCCCCGACGACGTGTACAAGCAGCTCGACGCCCTGAAGGCCGAGGTGACGGCAAAGGTGCCCGAGGCCGAGGTGGTGACCGCGGCCGCCATGGGCAACCCGGCCGATGAGATCGTAGCGCACGCCGAGGCCGAGCACGTCGATCTCATCTGCATCTCGACCCACGGTCGACGGGGGCTCAAGCGCCAGGTGCTGGGGAGCACCACCGAGGCCGTCGTGCGACGGGCGCGGTGCCCGGTGCTGAGCGTGCACGGCGCGACAGAGACGCAAGACGGCGAGGCGAAGGGCTGACTGCTGCGCCTGATGACCCGCCCCCCCCGTGGCGTGCCGTCACGGCAGAATGATGTAGGCCGTGGCCGTCACGCCCTGATAGGTGGCCGTGATCTTTACGTTGGTCGTCACGTTGGGCAAGGCCCCAACGAGCGTGACCGCGCCCAGGGGCGAGACGGTCACGAGCCCTGGGGTGTCGCTCGACCAGGTCACCTGGTTCGTCACGTTCGACGGCACACCGCTGTTCGTCACCGCGGTGGCGGTGAGATTGATGGGCGGCTGCCCCTGCGCGAGCACGAGCGTGCGCGCCGGAGAGATGACCAGCGACGCAACGGTGGCATCAGTGGCAGGGAGGTTGCTGAGTGTGAGAGACTGGGTCTGGTCTCCCAGCTGCGCGGTCACCGTCACCACGTCACCGGGCAGGAGACCTCGCACCTGCAGGAGGCCTGATGAGTCGGGGCCGTTCCCGATGTGGGCCTTGCCGCGGATCAGGCCGGGGTCGGAGATGCCGTTGACCGCCACCGACCAGATGGCACGCTGGGTGATGTCTTCCTCG contains:
- a CDS encoding universal stress protein — translated: MTPVLNTQSILIPTDFSANARRAVELGIEMARGTNARVHLFHVIETSVFGPTYIPQGGVILPESPDDVYKQLDALKAEVTAKVPEAEVVTAAAMGNPADEIVAHAEAEHVDLICISTHGRRGLKRQVLGSTTEAVVRRARCPVLSVHGATETQDGEAKG